From one Candidatus Eisenbacteria bacterium genomic stretch:
- a CDS encoding HAMP domain-containing protein: MSSFKSLRGAFIRRCRSVVLGMSIRVKLLGLILTLVLALGHAITFQARHAVEKTLRSHLAVEGSSIAQNVAARATDLILVNDLFTLKELLKDIRGGCENIRYIFILDPYGYILAHTFGEGFPVPLINANEPTAAGFDRTVKLKTTEGLIWDTAVPISNGRVGVARVGISDADHRRDITHLTLRLITTTSVVAFIAILSSSFLVWFITRPIRSLAAAAEAVGRGDFSHRTGIRTRDELGALSKTFDQMTAELAKVRAERLAWERLHKQLLERVIRAQEEERKRIARELHDETSQSLTSLMVGLQRIQQLHPTPEIQAQMEELRSIAVSTLDNLHNLAQELRPCVLDELGLVAALEKYVNEYRKRYMLEVDCVTRGIDDQQSLPSVIATAIYRIVQEGLTNVARHANAASVSVLLEKTKDRTRIFIEDDGCGFMPEQIDGSGDHLGLFGIKERAELFGGRFIVESRPGAGTCLRVEIPIDMIPLGRITWNPNEFKGDKTPEV, translated from the coding sequence ATGAGCTCTTTCAAATCTCTTAGAGGAGCCTTCATCCGCCGCTGCCGGTCGGTGGTTCTGGGGATGAGTATCCGCGTTAAATTGCTTGGACTGATACTGACCCTGGTTCTTGCTCTTGGGCACGCCATCACGTTTCAAGCGAGGCATGCCGTCGAGAAAACCCTCCGCTCTCACTTGGCCGTGGAGGGCTCATCCATCGCTCAAAATGTGGCGGCCCGGGCCACCGATCTCATCCTCGTCAATGATTTGTTTACTCTCAAGGAATTGTTAAAGGATATTCGGGGAGGTTGTGAGAATATCCGCTATATCTTCATCCTGGATCCTTATGGGTATATTTTGGCGCACACCTTCGGTGAGGGTTTCCCGGTGCCCTTGATAAACGCCAATGAGCCGACCGCCGCCGGCTTTGATCGGACCGTTAAACTGAAAACAACCGAGGGATTGATTTGGGATACCGCCGTGCCGATTTCCAACGGCCGTGTCGGTGTCGCCAGGGTCGGGATTTCCGACGCCGATCACCGGCGCGACATTACGCATCTGACCTTGCGCCTCATCACGACCACTTCTGTGGTTGCATTCATTGCTATTCTCAGCAGCAGTTTCCTTGTCTGGTTTATTACACGCCCGATCCGCTCTCTGGCCGCTGCGGCCGAGGCTGTCGGACGGGGGGATTTTTCCCACCGAACGGGGATACGGACGCGTGATGAATTGGGCGCCCTGTCCAAGACCTTCGATCAAATGACCGCGGAGTTGGCTAAAGTTCGGGCGGAACGCCTGGCCTGGGAACGCTTGCACAAACAGTTGCTCGAGAGGGTCATCCGGGCTCAGGAAGAAGAACGCAAACGGATTGCGCGGGAATTGCATGATGAAACGAGCCAATCTCTGACCTCGCTCATGGTCGGTCTGCAAAGAATTCAGCAACTGCATCCAACTCCGGAAATCCAGGCTCAGATGGAGGAATTGAGGAGTATTGCTGTAAGCACCCTCGACAACCTTCACAATTTAGCCCAGGAGCTTCGTCCTTGCGTGCTGGATGAGCTGGGCCTGGTCGCCGCTCTGGAAAAGTATGTAAACGAGTATCGAAAACGATATATGCTCGAAGTCGACTGCGTCACCCGTGGTATTGATGATCAGCAGAGCCTGCCTTCTGTTATTGCGACAGCCATTTACCGTATCGTGCAGGAGGGCTTGACGAACGTCGCAAGGCATGCAAATGCTGCTTCGGTGAGCGTGCTCTTGGAAAAAACGAAGGATCGGACACGCATTTTTATTGAGGATGACGGATGTGGTTTTATGCCGGAACAGATCGATGGATCGGGTGATCATCTCGGCCTGTTTGGCATCAAAGAGCGGGCGGAGTTGTTTGGTGGAAGGTTCATCGTGGAATCCCGCCCCGGCGCCGGGACGTGTTTAAGGGTCGAGATCCCCATAGATATGATTCCCTTGGGTCGCATCACATGGAATCCGAACGAGTTCAAAGGCGACAAAACACCAGAGGTTTGA
- a CDS encoding NHL repeat-containing protein, with the protein MMNSKVKTGGWAWLCLLMLCHPVVSHSVMILEYETLLTGEPEAVRPASVTLDLHSGGICITDEASRVIDIFDDRGFHLYRTDATSNISTPKDGSIDSHGGFVFTDIAADGTRTIERLNYLGEPVAYEPEIPRAGWAPQHLIIAGDGHYITVDRAGLLAKHDSQSGSLIWMLELVDPQSENADMLGRPSEAPDHRLYIPGSKIRTIFVVSPDGKLLDFFGRRGTQRGEFTFPIGVAFDPVGRVLVLDRMRHKILLFTSAHEFVDEFGRMGDGPGYLYHPLAIASSPDGRVFVAQGFEGRVQIFRLSDTASAPSASNLSRPSAEREKTPAGER; encoded by the coding sequence ATGATGAATTCAAAGGTAAAGACCGGCGGATGGGCATGGCTCTGCCTGCTCATGCTCTGCCATCCGGTCGTTTCTCATTCCGTCATGATCCTTGAATATGAAACGTTATTGACCGGGGAGCCGGAGGCGGTCCGGCCCGCTTCGGTGACCCTCGATCTCCATTCCGGCGGAATTTGTATAACCGATGAGGCCTCCCGCGTCATCGATATCTTTGATGACCGCGGCTTTCATCTGTACCGGACGGATGCGACCTCGAACATCTCAACCCCGAAAGATGGGTCCATCGATTCTCATGGTGGTTTTGTATTTACCGATATCGCGGCTGATGGTACGCGCACGATCGAGCGTCTCAACTATCTGGGAGAGCCCGTTGCCTATGAACCCGAGATTCCCCGTGCGGGGTGGGCTCCGCAGCACTTGATCATTGCCGGTGACGGGCACTACATCACCGTCGACCGGGCCGGACTTCTGGCCAAGCATGATTCCCAATCCGGCTCCTTGATCTGGATGCTGGAGCTGGTTGATCCCCAGTCGGAAAACGCGGACATGCTCGGCCGGCCTTCAGAAGCGCCGGACCACAGGCTTTACATTCCAGGCAGCAAGATCCGGACAATCTTTGTTGTCTCGCCCGACGGCAAGTTATTGGACTTCTTCGGTAGGCGTGGGACACAAAGAGGTGAGTTCACTTTTCCGATCGGAGTCGCCTTTGATCCGGTGGGGCGTGTGCTGGTTCTTGATCGGATGCGTCACAAAATCCTTCTCTTCACATCCGCGCATGAGTTTGTGGATGAGTTTGGAAGGATGGGCGATGGACCGGGGTATCTGTATCACCCGCTGGCGATTGCCTCCTCACCGGACGGCCGCGTTTTTGTAGCACAGGGCTTCGAGGGACGGGTACAGATTTTCCGTCTCTCGGATACCGCATCCGCCCCGAGCGCTTCAAACCTATCGAGGCCATCAGCGGAGAGAGAGAAGACACCTGCTGGAGAGAGGTGA
- a CDS encoding cytochrome c family protein: MSRLGILGVALIAVTVIGAFFWTSVAVQATDAEKKEFQYISSAKCKMCHKGEKKGEIFEKWEAGPHAKAFASLPEASQKDEKCLGCHTTGFGKGGYVAGAENAADFAHVGCEACHGPGSEYKSATVMKDHALSVAAGMIEVGEAQCKICHTEALPEACWGEAKAAPKFDFAVASKKVDHKIAKAE, encoded by the coding sequence ATGAGCAGGTTAGGTATCTTGGGGGTGGCGCTTATTGCCGTTACTGTAATCGGGGCTTTCTTCTGGACATCTGTCGCCGTTCAAGCGACCGATGCGGAAAAGAAGGAGTTCCAATATATTAGCTCGGCAAAGTGCAAGATGTGTCACAAGGGCGAGAAGAAGGGTGAAATTTTTGAGAAGTGGGAAGCAGGCCCGCACGCCAAGGCTTTTGCGTCCCTGCCGGAAGCATCCCAGAAGGATGAGAAGTGTCTTGGCTGTCACACGACTGGATTCGGAAAGGGCGGCTATGTCGCGGGCGCCGAGAATGCCGCTGATTTCGCCCATGTCGGTTGTGAGGCCTGTCATGGTCCGGGAAGCGAATACAAGTCAGCGACGGTCATGAAGGATCATGCTCTCTCGGTCGCGGCCGGAATGATCGAGGTCGGAGAAGCTCAGTGTAAGATCTGCCACACAGAGGCTCTCCCCGAGGCGTGTTGGGGCGAAGCGAAGGCCGCTCCCAAATTCGATTTCGCCGTGGCTTCAAAGAAGGTTGATCATAAAATCGCCAAGGCTGAGTAG
- a CDS encoding NapC/NirT family cytochrome c: MATIIEIFGSVRNYFTRALRHPLGFLGLNGASLSGVLLVTLLVLDFTGYHGNPYLGILTFLILPIVFVCSLLLIPIGEFRYKKRLLRRKPSKELPLYLSLDLNNPRHRNRFTVIAILTLVNFTILGIVSFRGMEFMDSVHFCGETCHQVMNPEWVAHQNSPHARVLCVDCHIGSGADWYVKAKLSGVRQVFATLFNTFPRPIPTPIHNLRPARDTCEQCHWPEKFHGDKVKVIPHFEDDEANTELKTVLLLKVGGGVAGNQDRGIHWHVLNHVEYDSDESRENIYNIRVIQSNGDTLRYAWKGKEPPKNEILEPRVMDCVDCHNRPTHIYSMPDAALDNALFWGVIPQSLPNIRGIGYRVLTTKYASREDAAIRIPELLRAGYQDKHPSVLQEMDPELSRTAQTLVGIYNKNIFPSMNVDWGTYPNHLGHEDFPGCFRCHDEEHVAENGDAISQDCSTCHTLLAIEEQDPKVLEVIFPKE; this comes from the coding sequence ATGGCGACGATCATAGAAATTTTCGGTAGTGTGCGCAACTACTTCACGAGGGCGCTGCGTCATCCCTTGGGTTTCCTCGGGCTCAATGGGGCGTCTCTCAGCGGGGTGTTGCTGGTGACGCTGCTTGTGTTGGATTTTACCGGCTATCATGGAAATCCCTATCTTGGAATTTTAACATTTCTCATTCTGCCGATAGTCTTCGTCTGCAGTTTGCTTCTCATACCCATTGGAGAGTTCCGGTACAAGAAAAGGCTTCTTCGTAGAAAGCCATCCAAAGAGCTCCCGCTTTATCTGTCGCTGGATCTCAATAATCCTCGGCACAGGAACCGTTTTACGGTCATCGCCATTCTGACACTTGTGAACTTTACCATTCTTGGAATTGTCTCTTTTCGAGGTATGGAGTTTATGGATTCTGTTCATTTTTGCGGCGAGACCTGCCATCAGGTTATGAATCCCGAGTGGGTTGCCCATCAGAATTCCCCCCACGCGAGGGTGCTCTGCGTCGATTGCCATATCGGCTCCGGCGCCGATTGGTATGTGAAAGCAAAATTGTCGGGCGTGCGGCAGGTTTTTGCGACCCTATTCAATACCTTCCCGCGGCCGATACCGACCCCCATTCACAACCTCCGGCCCGCCCGCGATACATGCGAGCAATGCCATTGGCCCGAAAAGTTTCATGGGGACAAAGTCAAAGTCATCCCGCATTTTGAGGATGATGAGGCGAATACCGAGCTAAAAACCGTTCTTTTACTGAAGGTCGGGGGCGGTGTCGCTGGGAACCAGGACCGGGGTATACATTGGCATGTACTGAATCATGTCGAGTATGATTCGGATGAGTCCCGGGAGAACATTTATAATATCCGTGTTATACAGTCTAATGGCGACACACTTCGGTATGCTTGGAAGGGTAAAGAACCTCCCAAGAACGAGATTCTCGAACCACGCGTCATGGACTGCGTCGATTGCCATAACCGGCCCACGCATATATATTCTATGCCCGACGCAGCATTGGATAATGCATTGTTCTGGGGTGTCATACCCCAAAGCCTGCCGAATATCCGGGGGATTGGGTATCGGGTTTTGACGACCAAGTATGCTTCGAGGGAGGACGCCGCGATTCGTATTCCCGAACTTCTGCGGGCAGGATACCAGGATAAACACCCGTCGGTTCTTCAGGAGATGGATCCGGAATTGAGCAGAACCGCCCAAACACTGGTCGGGATATATAATAAAAACATCTTTCCCAGCATGAATGTTGATTGGGGCACCTATCCCAATCATCTGGGACATGAAGACTTCCCTGGTTGTTTCCGGTGCCATGATGAGGAGCATGTCGCTGAGAATGGAGATGCCATAAGCCAGGATTGTTCTACATGCCATACTCTTCTTGCGATTGAGGAACAGGATCCAAAGGTCCTGGAAGTGATCTTTCCAAAAGAGTAA
- a CDS encoding cytochrome c3 family protein encodes MKPFKIFKILGLLGVVYFAGFAVTGIRLEPDAQAQELAVEEDNYCFECHNDPTFLSDNEIGISLYVDPQSYSHSIHAGNGCVSCHQDVDPEDLPHESGLEPVDCGGCHDGVAKIYAASSHGMAHAQGDPDAPLCSDCHGKHDIRSSDDPSSITNISQIPRMCGSCHREDTDMVTRHDIDQSNVIQNYSMSIHGEGLFVRGLTVTAVCTSCHTAHNVLPHENPASTINRKNIAATCMKCHGRIEDVHLKVIRGELWEKEPHVIPSCVECHSPHDIRRVVYEDALNDGYCMGCHGSHDLVRTREGRTDTLFVDTSEILISAHGPHTPCVRCHVGVDIRLNPVCKDSGPVDCSICHAKEVESHSKSIHGRLKAEGDPNAPGCTDCHGEHKILPKENLDSPIFARNIPQLCANCHREGQKAAARLHASQTEVVEHYNMSIHGKGLNESGLMVTAMCTSCHTAHDIYPAKDPASSVNATNIAKTCAKCHLGIYEQFKKSIHSPEVSHTDKRLPVCYDCHQSHTIERVDGEDFRQIITTQCGQCHEEVTESYFETYHGKVSKLGYASTAKCSDCHGSHNILPPDDVKSTLSRANAVATCAKCHPESNRKFTGYLTHATHHDKAKYPLLHGTFWFMTILLVGTLGFFGIHTLLWIPRSFRERRRLNRQKRSGPEQQILRFEIFPRVLHIIVIISFIGLAMTGMILKFANQTWASGLARFLGGFESTGAIHRFCAVLTFAYFLLHFVHLHRKKKESGLSAWKFIFGSGSLLPNKTDLKEFWQTTLWFIGLAKRPRYGRWTYWEKFDYLAVFWGVAMIGFTGLMLWFPEFFTRFLPGRFINVATIIHSDEALLATGFIFSVHFFNTHFRPEKFPMDPVIFTGVVSLEELKNDRPREYEELVESRRLKTLEVPEPPRWLRIAARVFGFSALAFGLALIGLIIWSMLFQYR; translated from the coding sequence ATGAAGCCGTTCAAAATATTCAAGATCCTGGGTCTTTTGGGTGTTGTCTATTTTGCCGGCTTTGCAGTAACCGGTATTCGGCTTGAGCCCGATGCGCAGGCGCAGGAGCTCGCTGTTGAGGAAGACAATTATTGTTTTGAGTGCCACAATGATCCGACATTTCTTTCTGATAATGAAATCGGCATATCGCTGTACGTCGATCCGCAATCGTACAGCCATTCGATCCATGCCGGGAATGGATGCGTCTCATGCCATCAAGATGTCGATCCGGAGGATCTTCCGCATGAATCGGGGCTGGAACCCGTCGACTGCGGTGGTTGCCATGATGGTGTAGCCAAGATCTACGCCGCCAGCTCTCATGGTATGGCGCATGCGCAGGGTGATCCGGATGCTCCCCTTTGCAGCGATTGCCATGGCAAGCATGATATCCGCTCTTCAGATGATCCATCATCAATCACTAATATCTCACAAATACCAAGAATGTGCGGATCCTGCCACCGGGAAGATACTGACATGGTTACCCGGCATGATATCGATCAATCGAATGTCATCCAAAATTACTCAATGTCGATTCACGGGGAAGGCCTTTTTGTGCGCGGTTTGACAGTGACTGCAGTTTGTACAAGTTGTCATACGGCGCACAATGTCCTGCCTCATGAGAACCCCGCGTCGACGATCAACCGTAAGAATATCGCCGCGACCTGTATGAAATGCCACGGGCGTATCGAGGATGTTCATCTCAAAGTCATTCGCGGGGAATTGTGGGAAAAGGAGCCACACGTCATTCCCTCCTGTGTTGAATGCCATTCTCCCCATGATATCCGGCGTGTGGTCTATGAAGACGCGCTTAATGATGGTTATTGCATGGGTTGTCACGGGAGCCACGATCTTGTGCGCACCCGCGAAGGCCGAACGGATACGCTTTTTGTCGACACTTCCGAAATTCTGATTTCGGCCCACGGGCCGCATACACCCTGCGTGCGGTGTCATGTCGGGGTCGATATCCGCCTGAATCCCGTCTGTAAAGACTCCGGTCCTGTGGACTGTTCGATCTGCCACGCGAAGGAGGTCGAGAGCCACTCAAAGAGTATTCATGGCCGGCTCAAGGCCGAAGGTGATCCCAATGCGCCCGGCTGCACTGATTGTCATGGAGAACATAAGATTCTCCCCAAGGAGAATCTCGATTCCCCCATATTCGCACGGAATATTCCGCAACTTTGCGCCAATTGCCACCGGGAAGGACAGAAGGCCGCGGCCCGGCTTCACGCTTCACAGACTGAGGTTGTTGAACATTATAACATGTCCATTCATGGAAAGGGTTTGAATGAGAGTGGATTGATGGTCACGGCAATGTGCACCTCCTGTCACACGGCGCATGACATCTATCCCGCAAAAGATCCCGCGTCATCGGTAAATGCCACCAATATCGCGAAGACCTGCGCCAAATGCCACCTGGGCATCTATGAGCAGTTTAAGAAGTCCATTCACAGCCCGGAGGTCTCGCATACAGATAAAAGACTGCCGGTATGTTACGACTGCCACCAATCCCATACGATTGAGCGAGTGGATGGAGAGGATTTTCGGCAGATTATTACCACCCAATGCGGCCAATGCCATGAGGAGGTTACCGAAAGCTATTTCGAAACCTATCATGGCAAGGTGTCCAAGCTCGGGTATGCTTCGACGGCGAAATGTTCTGATTGTCACGGGTCCCACAATATTCTTCCCCCTGATGATGTCAAATCAACATTGAGCCGGGCCAATGCCGTGGCGACCTGCGCGAAATGCCACCCCGAATCGAATCGTAAGTTCACCGGCTACCTGACCCACGCGACGCACCATGACAAGGCGAAATACCCGCTGTTGCACGGCACCTTCTGGTTCATGACGATTCTCCTGGTGGGCACCCTCGGATTTTTCGGCATTCATACCTTGCTCTGGATACCCCGTTCTTTCCGTGAACGCCGGCGTCTCAATCGGCAGAAAAGATCCGGGCCTGAACAACAGATCCTGAGGTTTGAAATCTTCCCACGTGTCCTGCACATTATCGTGATCATCAGCTTTATCGGTCTCGCTATGACCGGCATGATTCTCAAATTCGCCAATCAAACATGGGCGTCGGGGCTGGCCAGGTTTCTGGGAGGATTCGAATCGACGGGAGCGATCCATCGCTTTTGTGCGGTTTTGACCTTCGCCTACTTCCTGCTCCATTTCGTTCACCTACATCGTAAAAAGAAGGAATCGGGCCTGTCCGCCTGGAAATTCATTTTCGGTTCCGGAAGCCTCTTGCCGAATAAAACAGACCTGAAGGAATTCTGGCAAACGACCCTGTGGTTTATCGGTTTGGCCAAGCGGCCGCGTTACGGTCGTTGGACCTATTGGGAGAAGTTTGATTATCTTGCCGTTTTTTGGGGCGTCGCCATGATCGGCTTCACGGGACTTATGCTGTGGTTTCCTGAATTTTTCACCAGGTTCCTTCCCGGACGCTTTATCAATGTGGCAACGATCATTCATAGCGACGAGGCTCTTTTGGCCACCGGTTTTATCTTTTCTGTACACTTTTTCAACACTCATTTCCGGCCGGAGAAATTTCCCATGGATCCGGTCATCTTCACGGGCGTCGTCTCTTTGGAGGAGCTGAAAAATGACCGTCCGCGGGAATATGAAGAGCTCGTTGAAAGCCGGAGACTAAAGACATTGGAAGTGCCGGAGCCACCGCGGTGGCTCCGCATAGCCGCCAGGGTTTTCGGGTTTTCAGCCCTTGCTTTCGGGCTTGCCCTGATCGGTTTGATCATCTGGTCTATGTTGTTCCAGTATCGCTAA
- a CDS encoding cytochrome c biogenesis protein ResB produces MREKSRAHPIIKILSSMYLTVALLFIFAAAIAIATFIESAQSTDAARAMVYGAKWFEILLALLGLNLVVSLVSGFPFRANRLGFVIAHISMIVILIGAGITRFFGYEGVMSIREGSSTDYMYSRKEHIEVQTGGQSAFIPVFLYKSGQTLHRKVSVGSQELDISIADYWPHFENLVVEGEGGVPTIKFSATGSRGMEIQTLSRGERLALPGAEARFLNGALNDSPPASPYGRLEVIFNGETRTMDVPRTPPAEMTISGYRFLISEFHPSFRVGASPSASDEMENPAIRVEIEGPDGEKGRRLLFAFHPDFDMGHAGGEASFSEIEMKYQYNSELYFSYEPGGELAGRATFSLEIRPKNPSEPPRSVAAGEDFTLAPDETIRSATFVLALMEVWRSAVTRPGLSDDESKMPASRVAVTDHAGNRAETILSHGDDLTWLDLSGHEVGIRLGAKIIKLPYTIHLDDFVLVTYPGSSNPASYESRVRVFDEEAGVNGRAERIYMNHPLTFRGYKHFQSSYDQDRRGTILSVNYDPGKTPTYIGYLFLGIGFLITLSRKLIWPKMKEE; encoded by the coding sequence ATGCGTGAAAAATCTAGAGCTCACCCCATCATAAAGATCCTCAGCTCGATGTATTTGACGGTGGCCCTCCTCTTTATCTTTGCCGCCGCCATCGCCATCGCAACATTCATTGAATCCGCCCAGAGCACCGATGCGGCGCGGGCCATGGTCTATGGCGCAAAATGGTTTGAGATTCTACTCGCCTTGCTAGGTCTCAATCTGGTCGTTTCCCTCGTTTCAGGATTTCCTTTTCGAGCCAACAGGTTGGGATTCGTCATCGCGCACATTTCGATGATCGTGATTCTCATCGGCGCCGGGATTACCCGTTTCTTTGGATATGAGGGCGTCATGTCCATCCGTGAAGGATCATCCACGGATTATATGTATTCCAGAAAAGAGCACATTGAAGTCCAAACCGGAGGGCAATCCGCTTTTATTCCCGTATTTTTGTACAAGTCAGGCCAAACACTCCACCGCAAGGTGTCGGTCGGATCGCAAGAATTGGATATCTCGATCGCCGATTACTGGCCGCACTTTGAGAATTTAGTTGTGGAAGGGGAGGGTGGGGTCCCCACGATTAAATTCAGCGCCACCGGCTCGCGGGGAATGGAAATTCAGACATTGAGCCGGGGCGAAAGATTGGCCCTGCCCGGCGCTGAGGCGCGGTTTTTAAATGGCGCGTTGAACGATTCCCCTCCGGCATCGCCCTACGGAAGGCTCGAGGTCATCTTCAACGGTGAAACCCGCACTATGGATGTTCCAAGGACCCCCCCCGCAGAGATGACCATCAGCGGCTACCGGTTTCTTATTTCTGAATTTCACCCCAGTTTCAGGGTCGGAGCATCCCCCTCCGCATCGGATGAGATGGAGAATCCGGCGATCCGTGTGGAAATCGAAGGGCCTGATGGGGAGAAGGGCCGGCGATTGCTGTTCGCCTTCCATCCTGATTTTGATATGGGGCATGCCGGCGGCGAGGCCTCTTTCTCTGAAATTGAAATGAAGTACCAATACAACAGTGAGCTTTACTTTTCTTACGAACCCGGCGGCGAACTCGCGGGCCGGGCGACTTTTTCCCTTGAGATTCGCCCCAAGAATCCTTCCGAGCCGCCCCGGAGCGTCGCGGCAGGAGAGGATTTCACCCTGGCTCCCGATGAGACGATACGATCGGCGACCTTCGTCCTCGCGCTGATGGAGGTTTGGCGGTCCGCCGTGACCCGGCCCGGCCTCAGTGATGACGAGAGTAAAATGCCGGCGTCCAGGGTTGCGGTGACGGACCATGCCGGCAACCGGGCCGAAACAATTTTGAGCCATGGCGATGATTTGACCTGGCTTGATCTCAGCGGACATGAGGTCGGAATTAGGCTGGGAGCAAAGATTATAAAACTCCCCTATACCATTCACCTGGATGATTTTGTGTTGGTCACCTATCCCGGAAGCTCCAACCCGGCGAGTTACGAAAGCCGCGTCCGGGTATTTGATGAGGAAGCCGGTGTCAACGGGCGGGCGGAACGGATTTATATGAACCATCCCTTGACATTCCGGGGATATAAACATTTTCAATCGTCCTATGACCAAGATCGCCGCGGAACGATTCTATCGGTCAATTACGATCCCGGGAAAACGCCGACATATATCGGGTACCTTTTTCTGGGCATTGGATTTCTCATCACACTTTCACGCAAACTCATCTGGCCGAAGATGAAAGAAGAGTAG
- the ccsA gene encoding cytochrome c biogenesis protein CcsA, with translation MAAAGRIQWLLVLLLVLLVGTIQGQTQDVPPPPQRDFLSDEARNALKVLMVQDYQGRMKPLDTLCREMSWKISKQAKVDGWEPVDMFMSWMVNQTYWVDQPLLAVRNDQLKRTLGLDPEQAEGKVHIVPSSLITQTGQYQLESMVEEIHRTPGNLRTKMQRKLLQFDDRFNLFFMSLRGQTLRIFPLPNDDNNSWLSLREVLPSLDAATQAEYQQAYTELISGIQWQDNERVIAGTKAVAKIQEKYGASVMPSKLAVRSELILNQTEPFKVVIFPYLAAFLILFGGYFYSLARHKGAKFRFRHPLYFIGSMVFLISILIHLLGYLMRWIASGRAPLSNGYESLIFISLMVGIVGFYYELRDRRGSVGGLGALLTLVILGIAMLPTFDPAISPLVPVLASVWLIIHVTIITASYGFLSLAALMSMTMLILHWFKGPNRKTLRAAILNMSQLHWSVMIAGLAFLSVGTFLGGVWANESWGRYWGWDPKETWALVTILVYAFVVHLRFIDKTNKPLLIAAGSFISISSVIMTYFGVNYFLSGLHSYAEGDVSSVPSWVYLGAIAMLLIVFISFIRDKTRHWDEIAEG, from the coding sequence ATGGCAGCAGCCGGCAGGATTCAATGGCTTCTCGTTCTTCTCTTGGTTCTCCTTGTTGGGACGATCCAGGGGCAGACTCAAGATGTTCCACCACCTCCACAGCGCGATTTCCTCTCAGATGAAGCCAGGAATGCTTTGAAGGTCCTCATGGTGCAGGATTATCAGGGCCGTATGAAGCCCCTCGATACGTTATGCCGGGAGATGTCGTGGAAAATCAGCAAGCAGGCCAAAGTCGACGGCTGGGAACCGGTGGATATGTTTATGAGCTGGATGGTCAACCAGACCTATTGGGTGGATCAACCTCTGCTCGCTGTAAGAAATGACCAACTTAAGAGGACGCTGGGTCTTGATCCTGAACAGGCCGAAGGGAAGGTGCATATTGTGCCTTCCAGTCTCATTACCCAGACGGGGCAATATCAGTTGGAATCGATGGTGGAAGAGATCCATCGCACACCAGGTAATCTGCGCACGAAGATGCAAAGGAAACTGCTGCAATTCGATGACCGATTCAACCTCTTCTTTATGAGCCTGCGCGGCCAGACACTGAGAATATTCCCCTTGCCGAATGATGACAACAACAGCTGGCTCAGCCTGCGGGAGGTTCTTCCCTCTCTTGATGCCGCTACGCAGGCAGAGTACCAGCAGGCTTACACCGAATTGATTTCAGGTATTCAGTGGCAGGACAATGAGCGTGTCATCGCCGGCACGAAGGCGGTTGCAAAGATTCAAGAGAAGTACGGCGCATCGGTCATGCCATCGAAGCTGGCGGTCAGATCCGAACTTATACTCAATCAAACCGAACCCTTCAAGGTGGTGATCTTCCCCTATCTTGCCGCCTTCTTGATCCTGTTTGGCGGCTATTTCTATAGTCTTGCCCGGCACAAGGGGGCGAAGTTTCGCTTCAGGCATCCGCTCTATTTTATCGGAAGCATGGTCTTTTTGATCTCCATTCTTATACATCTTCTGGGTTATCTCATGCGATGGATCGCTTCAGGCAGGGCGCCGTTGAGCAATGGGTATGAATCGCTGATCTTTATCAGCCTGATGGTCGGTATCGTCGGCTTTTATTACGAGTTGCGCGACCGCCGCGGCTCCGTGGGGGGATTGGGAGCGCTGCTGACCCTTGTCATTTTGGGCATAGCCATGCTTCCCACTTTTGATCCGGCTATCAGCCCGCTTGTGCCGGTTCTGGCGTCCGTCTGGTTGATCATTCATGTGACGATTATCACAGCCAGCTACGGCTTTCTCAGCCTGGCAGCCCTCATGTCGATGACGATGCTCATTCTGCATTGGTTCAAAGGTCCGAACCGAAAGACGTTACGAGCGGCCATTCTCAATATGAGCCAACTGCACTGGAGTGTGATGATTGCAGGATTGGCCTTTTTAAGTGTGGGGACTTTTCTGGGTGGTGTCTGGGCCAACGAATCCTGGGGTCGATATTGGGGTTGGGACCCAAAGGAGACGTGGGCTCTTGTCACGATTCTCGTCTATGCCTTTGTTGTCCACCTTCGCTTTATTGATAAAACAAATAAACCCTTGCTCATCGCCGCCGGAAGTTTTATCTCGATATCGTCCGTTATCATGACATATTTCGGAGTAAACTATTTTCTCTCGGGTCTCCACTCGTACGCCGAGGGAGATGTATCCAGCGTTCCATCCTGGGTTTATTTAGGCGCCATCGCCATGCTGCTCATTGTCTTCATCTCGTTCATCAGGGATAAAACCCGCCATTGGGATGAGATAGCGGAGGGCTGA